CAGCGAGGTCGGTTCAAGGACAAACTGCAAAATGATGCGAAAACAGGAAGGTGCGATTCGCACCTTCCTTAAATTTTGTATAGGGGTACACCTTCCTGTAATCCGTTTGACAAGAGCCTGTTCATAGTCGGATAATCTTCTATAGCATGAATTTTGTCAGAGGATGTGTAGGGAATGAGTGAGGATCTTACTTTTTATCGGGATACTTGGGCGGAAATTAATTTAGACGCCATTGAATATAATGTAAAGAGCATGATTCAGCATCTTGGCCGGGATGGTAAAGTAATTGCGGTCGTCAAAGCAAATGCATACGGGCACGGAGATTATGAGGTGGCTGAAACAGCTATTAAGGCGGGAGCTGATATGCTCGCCGTTGCATTTGTGGATGAAGGAATAGCGCTTCGGAAAAAAGGGATGCGTTCGCCGATTCTTGTCCTTGGAGCATCACGGCCTGAAGATGTGCAAATCAGCATCGATTATGATCTTACACTGACTGCGGTATCTCTCGATTGGGTTATGCAGGCAGAAAAATATGCAGCTGACGGGGAGCTTGCTTTCCATATTAAGCTGGATACAGGAATGGGACGCCTTGGCATCACAAAGAGAGAAGAGCTGGAGGCTGTCATTGAGTTTGCATGCACATCTGCCCATCTGAAACTTGGCGGGATTTTCACGCATTTCGCAACGGCTGATGAACTGGATTCTGATTACGCGGAATATCAGTTTGCAGCATTTGAAAAACTGATCGATGGGATCGCTTATCCGGAGTGGATGATTCATTGCGCAAACAGCGCGGCAGGACTTAGATTTCCCGGACGGATATTCAATACTGTAAGGCTTGGAATTTCCATGTATGGCCTTGCCCCTTCCATGGAGCTCAAAGAAAATTTGCCTTATCCATTGGAGGAAGCCCTGTCCCTTCATACAAAACTGGTTCACGTTAAAAAAATAGCAAAAGGTGAAAAGGTCAGCTATGGGGCAGCCTATACAGCGGAAGAAGATGAATGGATCGGAACGCTTCCTGTCGGATATGCCGACGGATGGATTCGGCGTCTTAAGGATTCCGAGGTGCTTGCTGACGGAATGAGGGTGCCGATTGTCGGCAGAATCTGCATGGATCAGTGCATGATTCGACTTCCTCGAAAAATGCCGATTGGAACACAAGTTACCCTGATTGGAAGACAATCAGAAGAATATATTCCCATTGATGAGATTGCCGGGCGTCTGGAAACCATCAATTACGAAGTTCCTTGTATTTTGTCGGCCAGAGTCCCCCGTATGTTTTTGCGAAATAAGAGTATAATGGAAGTTAGGAACCCCATTATCCAATCATAATCAGCTAAAAAAAGGCTGATAGATGGGGATTAATCATACTTGAGGCATTAAGAGATTATTTAGAAAATAGTTTGCTTCTCGCATCAATAGTGGTATGATTGACTATGGAATGGAATAACGGGTGTGCAAGTTTGGTGGAGGTGTATGTTTGTGTCTGAATCCAGCGCAACGACTGAAATTATGATCCGCTTACCGCAGACATTAGTGTCAGAATTGGACAGTCTTGTCAAACAAGAGAACGGAAATCGAAGCGAGCTTATTTATCAGGCGACAAAAATGTATCTTCGTGAACGCAAAAAGCGCCAAATTCGTGAATCCATGAGACGCGGATACATGGAAATGGCCAAGATTAACCTCAATATTGCTTCCGAAGCTTTCATGGCAGAATCAGAGGCTGATCATACCGTAGACCGCTTAGTAAGCGGAGGTTGATCCTTTGATTGTTAAACGCGGCGACGTTTATTTTGCTGACTTATCTCCTGTGGTGGGTTCTGAACAGGGAGGCGTTCGTCCAGTTTTAATCATTCAAAACGATATCGGCAACCGGTTTAGCCCCACTGTCATTGTTGCAGCTATTACTGCCCAAATCCAAAAGGCGAAATTGCCGACTCATGTCGAGATTGACGCAAAACGCTATGGCTTTGAACGGGACTCTGTTATTTTGCTGGAGCAAATCCGGACAATCGACAAACAGCGACTAACCGATAAGATTACTCATCTTGATGATGAAATGATGGATAAAGTGGATGAAGCCTTGCAGATAAGCCTCGGACTTATTGATTTTTAATCGAATACCCAAAATAAAAAGGGAGTTGCTATATCCAGCGGCTCCCTTTTTATTTTATAATGAAAATAATTAGACACAGACTGTTATACCGGGGATGAGAGCGAAACCCACAACTTGGAAACTCCTTTTCGCCGGCACATTCCTTTTTTTTGTTTACATAAATAGGTATAATGTGATGAGTGTATATATAATAGATTTTAGGGAATAAGGGGGGATTTACATGAATCAGGAATACAACCCGATTTTAGCATTTTTACGCGAGAATCAGACGGAGATTGCAGAAAGTTGGTTTGCAGCTCTTAAGGAATTGGATGACCGTAAATATTCAGAACTCATGTCGGATTCTGCTTATATGAATACAGCGCAGGATTTCATCAATGTTCTGCTTCAGCATATGGAGGGAACCGCTGAGAACCATGATCAGCTAGTAACCAACTTTTCTTCCCGACTTGTACAAGCCGGCTGGTCGCTGACCTTTATTACAAAAGGTGTTAAGCAGCTGGGGCTTATTATCTTTTCAAAGATGACGGAAGATGCTGCCGAAGAGGACAAGATGAAATTGGTTTGGGAGTTTGACCAAAATTTTTCTCCGCTCACAGAAGAACTTCTGCTGGAATATGCCGCTTCATGGGAAAGAACTGTTTCGCTTCAGAAAATAGCGCTTCAGGAACTATCCGCCCCGCTTATTCCTGTATTTGAACATATAACCGTGATGCCCCTGGTGGGAACGATTGATACAGAAAGAGCCAAACGCATCATGGAAAATCTGCTGGATGGTGTTGTGAAGCACCGTTCTCAAGTCGTATTAATTGATATAACCGGGGTTCCGGTAGTGGATACGATGGTCGCCCACCACATAATTCAGGCTTCCGAGGCAGTGCGCCTTGTGGGAGCAAAATGTCTTCTTGTCGGCATTCGTCCTGAAATTGCCCAGACCATTGTGAATCTTGGAATCAACCTGAATCAGATTACAACGAAGAACTCACTTCAAAAAGGTATTGAAGCTGCGTTGGAAATGACAAATAGAAATATCGTCTCAACGGGGGAATTAGTATGAGAACGCCAAGAATACCCATTTTAAAATTGAAAGATTGCCTTCTCATTTCAATTCAATGGGAATTGGACGATCAGACTGCTCTGCAATTTCAGGAAGATCTTCTTCATAAAATTCATGAAACGGGTGCCAACGGAGTCGTGATTGATTTGACTTCTGTTGATGTCATCGATTCATTTATTGCGAAGGTACTTGGAGATGTGATCAGCATGTCCAAGCTAATGGGTGCTACAGTCGTTCTTACAGGTATTCAGCCTGCAGTAGCGATCACTCTAATCGAGCTCGGCATTCAGCTTGAAGACGTGAAGACCGCATTAGATTTAGAAAAAGGACTTGAGACACTTCAGCAGGAATTGGGGGAATAGCCAATGGACAACCAATCCTGTGTAAAAATAGTGACGGAATGGGATATCGTTGCAGCACGCCAGCTTGGGCGCAACGTAGCGAAAGAGCTTGGTTTCGGAACTGTAGACCAGGCGAGAATTACCACCGCCATATCTGAATTGGCAAGAAACATTTATTTATACGCTGGCCAGGGCCAGCTTTGCATAGAACAGATAGAAGAGTACGGAAAAAGAGGACTGAAAATAATAGCCATTGATAGTGGTCCCGGAATTCCTGATATTCGCAAAGTCATGGAAGACGGCTTTTCAACTTCAGGAGGACTCGGTGCCGGATTGCCAGGTGTAAAACGGCTGATGGATGAGTTTAACATTCAGTCTGCTTCTGGGGAAGGGACCGACATACGAGCGGTCAAATGGCTTCGCTAGGAGGCTGGCCTTATGGAATTCAAGGAAGTTGTAGAAACTAAATATCGAGAGCTGCTGCACAATTATATAAGCGAACTAACAGAAACAGCACTATATCAAGGACAAAAATTCAGCAGACAAACGCTTCAGCAGCAAATTCCTCCTGAGGAAATTGTCAGCATCCACCGGAAAGTGCTTCAGGAACTGTATCCGGATATTCAGGAAGATGTGCTGAACTCTCTTGATTTTCTCCTTGAAGTGATGATGGGGTATGGACTTGCCTATCAGGAGCATCAAATTTTAAGGGATAAACAGCTTGAGATTAAGTCGGAGATTGAAATAGCCGCTAATGTGCAGCAGACATTGCTGGAAACGAAAATTCCGAACTGCAAAGAACTGGATATCGGTGCAGTGAGTATACCATCCAAACAAATGAATGGAGATTATCATCATTTTGTCCAGGATGAGAATCACATTAGCATTGCACTGGCCGATGTAATTGGAAAAGGAATTCCGGCTGCTTTATGTATGTCGATGATTAAATACACGATGGACAGCCTTCCGGAATCACGTAAAGATCCTGGATTTGTGCTGGAAAACCTTAACCGTGTAGTTGAACAGAACGTGGATCCAAGTATGTTTATTACGATGTTCTACGGAATGTACGATTTGCACAGCCATTTGTTTTCATTTGCATCTGCGGGGCACGAACCCGGTTTTTATTATTCAAAGCGGGAAGATGTTTTCCATGATCTTGATGCAAGGGGACTGGTTCTCGGCGTTGATCAGAACGTGAAATACAAGCAGTATGATAAAAAAGTGGAATGCGGAGACATAATTGTTCTTTTATCTGACGGTGTTTCCGAGAGCAGATCTGAAGACGGATTTGTTGAGAGATGCGAGATTTCTAATTTAATCAGAAAATATGAACACCTTCCCGCGCAGAAAATTGCAGACACGATTTATCAGGAATTTTTATCTATGCAGGATTTTCAGCTAAGGGATGATTTTACCTTTATTATTATCCGCAGAAATGTTTAATAGTATTTGGAAAAGGGTAGGAAACTAGTAGCATAAATCGTATTGTCTGAGGTGAATTTTAATGAATTTAAAAACAACTATTGAGAATATGGAACAAATGACGAAAGTAACAGTTTCAGGAGAAATTGATGCTTATACAGCGCCAAAGCTTAGAGAAGAATTACTTCCGCTTGCAGAACAAACCAAACCGCAGCTAGTGATCAGCCTGCGTGATGTATCATATATGGATAGTACAGGTCTCGGTGTGTTTGTCGGACTTTTAAAAACAGTGAGGAAAAATGAAGGCGAGCTCCGCCTTGTTGAACTTTCCGACCGTCTTGAAAGATTATTTACAATCACTGGACTTAATGACATCATCGATATTTCATCAAAAGCAGAAGGTGGGGTACAATGAATTCAATCGTGGATTACATTGAAATGAAAATTCCTGCAAGACCTGAATATGTGGGCATTGTCCGCCTTACACTCTCAGGGATTGCCAGCCGCATGGGTTATTCTTATGATGAAATTGAAGATCTTAAAATTGCTACAAGTGAAGCTTGCACAAACGCTGTGCAGCACGCGTATAAGAATGTTGAAAAAGGCGAAGTGACCATTGGATTTGGTCTGTATGAAGACCGGCTTGAAGTAATGGTTTCTGATACTGGACAGAGCTTTAATTTCGAAGCGAAGAAGAAGGAATTAGGGCCTTATTCTTCAAACGCCAGTGTAGATTCCCTGCCGGAAGGAGGGTTAGGCCTTTATTTGATGGAAACGCTCATGGATGAGGTCCGTGTGCAGATCAGCACTGGAGTCACCGTATTTTTAACCAAGTTTTTAAACGGGGAGCGGGTGAACCATGACACAACCGTCACAAACTACGAAGCTAACTAAAGAACAAGTAAATGAACTAATAACCGCTTACCAGGAGACACAGGATGATCAGGCTCAAACGGATTTAGTCCATCACTATAGAGGTCTTGTTGAAACCCTTGCCAAGAAATACTCCCGTGGGAAAAGCTTTCATGAAGACCTGCTTCAGGTAGGAATGATCGGCCTTTTAGGTGCGATTAGGAGGTACGATTCTGAAGTTGGGAAATCGTTTGAAGCTTTTGCAATTCCAACGATAATCGGCGAAATCAAAAGATTTCTCCGCGATAAGACATGGAGCGTCCATGTACCGCGAAGAATCAAAGAACTCGGACCGAAGATTAAGGCCGCTGTGGATGAACTGACAAATACTCTTCAGCGTTCGCCGAAAGTGTATGAAATTGCTGAATACCTTGAAGTGTCAGAGGAAGAAGTGCTCGAAACGATGGAAATGGGAAAAAGCTATCAGGCTTTATCTGTTGACCACTCGATTGAAGCAGATCCTGACGGCAGCACGGTTACCATTCTTGATATCGTTGGTTCTCAGGATGATGGATTCGAACGGGTTAACCAGCGTATGATGCTTGAAAGTGTGCTCCATGTTCTTTCTGAGCGGGAAAAGCAAATTATTCAGCTGACGTTTATTGAAAACAAAAGCCAGAAGGAAGCCGGAGAGGAATTAGGTATTTCTCAAATGCATGTTTCAAGGCTTCAGCGCAGAGCTATTCATAAGCTGAAAGAAGCTCTGGCAGCTGATAAATCTGTGGAGTACTATCAATGATTGAGCGGGAAACAAATGAACGGGTTCGCGCTTTAGCCTTTCAGCTCCAAAAAAAAGGGAAAGTTCTCTGCGGAGACAGTTTCTTTATGAAAACAACAGAGGATTATTTTGTTTGTTCCCTTGCAGACGGACTTGGCAGTGGGGAATTGGCACATGAATCCTCGCAGGCAATCAGTGATTTGGTGGAAATGCATCATGAAGAAAATGTCGAACAGCTATTAATCCGCTGCAATCAGGCATTAAAAGAAAAGCGCGGAGCAACAGTTTCTATTTTTAAAATGGCGTTTGCAGATCAGCAGCTATCCTATGGATCAATTGGGAATATACGTTTTGTGTTGTATAACCCTGCGGGAGACTTCGTTTATCCTCTGCCTGTCCTCGGGTACATGTCCGGCAAACCTCAAAAATTTAAAATAAATTCTTATTCTTATCAGCCGGGTGCTAAATTTATCGTCCATTCGGATGGTCTGAAAATCTCGGCAATAAAATCATTGCTGAGGGATTATGATACGGTGGAACATATATCAGACGCATTAGAATCATACACGCTCGATCGTGATGATGATTTAACCTATATAGTCGGTCAAATTTTTTAAAGTTTATAAAAAATTGGCCGGCTATTTATTTTGCTTTCTGTTAACGGTCCTCTGTTTTTTGTTATGATAGTAACATCTCGCAAATCGGAGGATGTTTACGATGGAACTGGAAAATCAGGATCGTTTATTAAAAGTACTGACTGAGAATTTAAAGATTCCTTATAAACAAGTGAAAAGTGTGATTGCCCTTCTTGAAGAAGGAAACACGGTACCCTTTATCGCCCGTTATCGAAAAGAGATGACAGGCGCATTGGATGAGGTTCAGATTAGAGACATTTCTGAATCATGGCAATACATGCTGAACCTTGAAGGCAGAAAAGCGGAAGTAATTCGTTTGATTGAAGAGCAAGGAAAATTAACGGATGAGCTGAAAAAAGACATTACAGCTGCTGTAAAGCTGCAGCAGGTTGAGGATTTATACAGACCATACAAACAAAAAAGACGGACTAAGGCAACAGCTGCGAAGGAAAAAGGGCTTGAGCCCCTTGCACAATGGATTATGCAGCTGCCACTTTCTGAAAAACCCGAACAAAAAGCTAAAGCCTTTATAGATGGGGATAAAGGTGTTGAGACAGTGGAAGACGCTTTGCAGGGGGCGAAGGATATCATAGCAGAGAAAATAGCGGATGAACCTGCCTATAGAAAGTGGATCCGGGAGCAAGCGTTTAAAAAAGGCATGATCGTAACGGCAGCCAAAGACAAGGAGAAAGATGAAAAGAATGTCTTTGAGATGTATTACGAATATGAAGAGCCTGTTCATAAAGCAGCACCTCATAGAGTATTAGCTATGAACCGCGGGGAAAAAGAAGACATTCTCCGCATATCGGTGAAAACCCCTGCGGACCAAGTGCTCACTTACCTGGTCAGACAGGAGCTTGGTTCCAAGCATACCTCGGTGAAACAGCTTATGGAAGAAGCAATTGAAGATGCTTATAAACGTTTGATCGAGCCTTCAATTGAACGGGAAATTAGAAAAGAACTAACGGAAAAAGCCGATGCACAGGCCATTCATATCTTTTCAGAAAACTTAAGAAACCTGCTCCTTCAGCCTCCATTGAAAGGAAGGGTAGTGCTTGGTCTCGACCCTGCATACCGGACAGGCTGCAAGCTCGCGGTTGTAAGTGAAACCGGAAAAGTGCTTCATATCGGAGTGATTTATCCGCATGCGCCCGTCAATAAGCGGGAAGAAGCGATGCAAACCATTCTTAAGCTGATTCAGGACTATCAAATTGAAGTAATCGCTGTTGGGAATGGAACGGCATCGAGAGAGAGTGAACAGCTCGCGGCCGACGCAATCCAGCAATCCGGAAAAGATTTAGCTTATCTTATTGTGAATGAAGCAGGAGCTAGTGTATATTCGGCATCTGATTTGGCAAGAGAGGAATTCCCTGACCTGAAAGTAGAGGAAAGAAGTGCGGTTTCCATTGCAAGAAGGCTTCAGGATCCACTCGCTGAGCTTGTAAAGATTGATCCGAAATCGGTTGGTGTCGGACAATACCAGCATGATGTAAGCCAGAAGAACCTGAATGATTCCCTGACGTTTGTTGTGGAAACAGTAGTAAATAGGGTTGGAGTGAACGTAAACACCGCTTCGCCTGCCCTGCTTCAATACGTTTCCGGGCTTTCGAAGACTGTTGCTCAAAACATTGTGAAAAAGCGGGAAGAGCTGGGTAAGATTACAAGCAGAACCCAGCTCAAAGGGATCCCCCGTTTAGGTGCTAAAACATATGAACAGGCAGTAGGCTTTCTTCGGGTAATTGATGGGGAACAGCCGCTTGATCGGACGTCGATTCACCCTGAAAGCTATAAGGTCGTAACAGCGCTGCTAAAGCACCTGGATTCTTCGCCTGCTGAGCTGGGCAGCGAAAGCCTGAAGGAAAAAATAAAGAACCTCGATATAAAAGAAGCATCTGCTGCATTTGGTGTAGGAGAGCTGACCCTGAAAGACATTTGCGATGCATTGGTTCAGCCCGGACGTGATCCTCGTGATGAAGTAGCGAAGCCTCTCCTTAAGAAAAACGTATTAAAGCTCGAGGATTTAAGCAAAGGACTGGAACTTCAGGGAACAGTACGGAATGTAGTCGATTTTGGTGCGTTTGTAGATATCGGAGTAAAACAGGACGGGCTTGTTCACATTTCAAAACTGAGCCGGCAGTATGTAAAGCATCCTCTGGATGTGGTGAGCGTAGGCGATGTAGTGACCGTATGGGTGGACTCAGTTGACGTTCATAAAGGAAGAGTTTCATTAACGATGCTCTCAGATCAATAAAAAACGTAAGAACCGAGGAAACACTGCTCCCGATTAGCAGTGTTTTTTTCTGTAAAAATACCAGCATTGATTCAGAAGCTTTATCTGATAGCAATTTTTTTCATGAAAAGCACGCATCATCTGATTTTTTAACCATGATGGCATTGCTCATACCTCCTTAGCCGTTATAATGGAGTATGGGTATTAGCTAATGTATGCAATGAGTAAATGTCCTGTTCTTTGAACAGGCCGAATAAAGAAAGGTGTTACATTCATATGGATCAGCAGCAGCTGCAAGTGCTCGTTGAAGAACTATCTTCCAAGTATTTTAATAAACCATTTACCCATAAAGCGGTGTTCAATAACAGGCTCAGATCAACTGGCGGAAGATATATGCTTTCCTCACACAATATTGAAATCAATCCAAAGCAGCTTGATGAGCATGGAAGAGAAGCGATTGAAGGTATTATTAAGCACGAACTCTGTCACTACCATCTTCATCTGGAGGGAAAAGGATACCGTCATCGGGATCAGGATTTCAGAAAACTGCTTAAGCAGGTGGGAGCTCCCCGTTTTTGTACACCAATTCCTTCTTTGAAAACTCAAAAGCCCCTTCATCTCTATAAATGCAAAGAATGTCTTCAGCGCTTCGAACGGAAACGAAGAATGGATACGAAGAAGTATGTGTGCGGAAAGTGCGGAGGCCGGATTAAACAGTTGAATTAGGTGTTGACGGCGGTTGGTATGTATGGTAAATTATAAAAGCCGTCGTTGAGAGACAGGCTTCATGATTAATTGTTGAATAATAGTATTGACTTCGAGTCATAATTTACCTATAATAAAGAAAGTCTGCTGTTTATTATTCCGCAGTAGCTCAGTGGTAGAGCTATCGGCTGTTAACCGATCGGTCGCAGGTTCGAGTCCTGCCTGCGGAGCCATATTTTTATTAATCAGTACACAGATGGGGAAGTACTCAAGTGGCTGAAGAGGCGCCCCTGCTAAGGGTGTAGGTCGTGTAAGCGGCGCGAGGGTTCAAATCCCTCCTTCTCCGCCATCTAATTTTCAACATGGCCCGTTGGTCAAGCGGTTAAGACACCGCCCTTTCACGGCGGTAACACGGGTTCGAATCCCGTACGGGTCATTTTTTGTTTTCGGACAAGTTCTGATGCGTACAGAGGATTTAGATTCCTTTGGACGATTAGAGAATATTGGGCTATAGCCAAGCGGTAAGGCAACGGACTTTGACTCCGTCATGCGTTGGTTCGAATCCAGCTAGCCCAGCCATCCGAGCCATTAGCTCAGTCGGTAGAGCATCTGACTTTTAATCAGAGGGTCGAAGGTTCGAGTCCTTCATGGCTCACCATTTACATTTTCATATGCGGGTGTGGCGGAATTGGCAGACGCACTAGACTTAGGATCTAGCGCCTTACGGCGTGGGGGTTCGACTCCCTTCACCCGCACTTTATTTTAACTTAACATGCGGTCGTGGCGGAATGGCAGACGCGCTAGGTTGAGGGCCTAGTGGGGGCAACCCCGTGGAAGTTCGACTCTTCTCGGCCGCACCAAAAAAACTTTTTGAAAAGTGTTGACAAGAAATTAACGATTTGATATTATATATAAGTCGCCGATGCGCCCGTAGCTCAATTGGATAGAGCATTTGACTACGAATCAAAAGGTTAGAGGTTCGAGTCCTCTCGGGCGCGCCATATAAACTTGCGGTTGCGGGAAGTAGCTCAGCTTGGTAGAGCACTTGGTTTGGGACCAAGGGGTCGCAGGTTCGAATCCTGTCTTCCCGACCAGAAGTATACATATAATAATGCGGGTGTAGTTTAATGGTAAAACCTCAGCCTTCCAAGCTGATGTCGTGGGTTCGATTCCCATCACCCGCTCCAATTTTTGAAATGATCTTTGAAAACTAAACAAATCGAAGTGCCAACGTTAATTCTAGAGCAACAAACAAGAGCTAGTCAAACTACTTTTTGGAGAGTTTGATCCTGGCTCAGGACGAACGCTGGCGGCGTGCCTAATACATGCAAGTCGAGCGGACCTCTTCGGAGGTCAGCGGCGGACGGGTGAGTAACACGTGGGCAACCTGCCTGTAAGACTGGGATAACTCCGGGAAACCGGAGCTAATACCGGATAACTTTTCGAACCGCATGGTTCGGAGATAAAAGACGGTTATGCTGTCACTTACAGATGGGCCCGCGGCGCATTAGCTAGTTGGTGAGGTAATGGCTCACCAAGGCGACGATGCGTAGCCGACCTGAGAGGGTGATCGGCCACACTGGGACTGAGACACGGCCCAGACTCCTACGGGAGGCAGCAGTAGGGAATCTTCCGCAATGGACGAAAGTCTGACGGAGCAACGCCGCGTGAGTGATGAAGGTTTTCGGATCGTAAAGCTCTGTTGTTAGGGAAGAACAAGTGCGGGAGTCACTGCCCGCACCTTGACGGTACCTAACCAGAAAGCCACGGCTAACTACGTGCCAGCAGCCGCGGTAATACGTAGGTGGCAAGCGTTGTCCGGAATTATTGGGCGTAAAGCGCGCGCAGGCGGTCTTTTAAGTCTGATGTGAAAGCCCCCGGCTCAACCGGGGAGGGTCATTGGAAACTGGAGGACTTGAGTACAGAAGAGGAGAGTGGAATTCCACGTGTAGCGGTGAAATGCGTAGAGATGTGGAGGAACACCAGTGGCGAAGGCGACTCTCTGGTCTGTAACTGACGCTGAGGCGCGAAAGCGTGGGGAGCGAACAGGATTAGATACCCTGGTAGTCCACGCCGTAAACGATGAGTGCTAAGTGTTAGAGGGTTTCCGCCCTTTAGTGCTGCAGCTAACGCATTAAGCACTCCGCCTGGGGAGTACGGTCGCAAGACTGAAACTCAAAGGAATTGACGGGGGCCCGCACAAGCGGTGGAGCATGTGGTTTAATTCGAAGCAACGCGAAGAACCTTACCAGGTCTTGACATCCTCTGCCACTTCTAGAGATAGAAGGTTCCCCTTCGGGGGACAGAGTGACAGGTGGTGCATGGTTGTCGTCAGCTCGTGTCGTGAGATGTTGGGTTAAGTCCCGCAACGAGCGCAACCCTTGATCTTAGTTGCCAGCATTCAGTTGGGCACTCTAAGGTGACTGCCGGTGACAAACCGGAGGAAGGTGGGGATGACGTCAAATCATCATGCCCCTTATGACCTGGGCTACACACGTGCTACAATGGATGGTACAAAGGGCTGCAAAACCGCGAGGTTAAGCGAATCCCATAAAACCATTCTCAGTTCGGATTGCAGGCTGCAACTCGCCTGCATGAAGCCGGAATCGCTAGTAATCGCGGATCAGCATGCCGCGGTGAATACGTTCCCGGGCCTTGTACACACCGCCCGTCACACCACGAGAGTTTGCAACACCCGAAGTCGGTGGGGTAACCCGTAAGGGAGCCAGCCGCCTAAGGTGGGGCAGATGATTGGGGTGAAGTCGTAACAAGGTAGCCGTATCGGAAGGTGCGGCTGGATCACCTCCTTTCTAAGGAAGAATTATCAGCACCCATGCGGTGCAGCAATTAACGGACGCACTTCGACTTTGTTTAGTTTTGAGAGATCATTCTCTCTATACACTTGTTCTTTGAAAACTAGATAACGATATGAATGTCAAACATTCACACGAGTAAGCAAATAACCTTACGATTTTCTTCTGCGCTTGCGTAGATAGAGAACATCAAGTCT
The Metabacillus sp. FJAT-52054 genome window above contains:
- a CDS encoding anti-sigma factor antagonist, yielding MNLKTTIENMEQMTKVTVSGEIDAYTAPKLREELLPLAEQTKPQLVISLRDVSYMDSTGLGVFVGLLKTVRKNEGELRLVELSDRLERLFTITGLNDIIDISSKAEGGVQ
- the rsbW gene encoding anti-sigma B factor RsbW: MNSIVDYIEMKIPARPEYVGIVRLTLSGIASRMGYSYDEIEDLKIATSEACTNAVQHAYKNVEKGEVTIGFGLYEDRLEVMVSDTGQSFNFEAKKKELGPYSSNASVDSLPEGGLGLYLMETLMDEVRVQISTGVTVFLTKFLNGERVNHDTTVTNYEAN
- a CDS encoding PP2C family serine/threonine-protein phosphatase, giving the protein MIERETNERVRALAFQLQKKGKVLCGDSFFMKTTEDYFVCSLADGLGSGELAHESSQAISDLVEMHHEENVEQLLIRCNQALKEKRGATVSIFKMAFADQQLSYGSIGNIRFVLYNPAGDFVYPLPVLGYMSGKPQKFKINSYSYQPGAKFIVHSDGLKISAIKSLLRDYDTVEHISDALESYTLDRDDDLTYIVGQIF
- the sigB gene encoding RNA polymerase sigma factor SigB — its product is MTQPSQTTKLTKEQVNELITAYQETQDDQAQTDLVHHYRGLVETLAKKYSRGKSFHEDLLQVGMIGLLGAIRRYDSEVGKSFEAFAIPTIIGEIKRFLRDKTWSVHVPRRIKELGPKIKAAVDELTNTLQRSPKVYEIAEYLEVSEEEVLETMEMGKSYQALSVDHSIEADPDGSTVTILDIVGSQDDGFERVNQRMMLESVLHVLSEREKQIIQLTFIENKSQKEAGEELGISQMHVSRLQRRAIHKLKEALAADKSVEYYQ
- a CDS encoding STAS domain-containing protein; translation: MRTPRIPILKLKDCLLISIQWELDDQTALQFQEDLLHKIHETGANGVVIDLTSVDVIDSFIAKVLGDVISMSKLMGATVVLTGIQPAVAITLIELGIQLEDVKTALDLEKGLETLQQELGE
- the alr gene encoding alanine racemase; this encodes MSEDLTFYRDTWAEINLDAIEYNVKSMIQHLGRDGKVIAVVKANAYGHGDYEVAETAIKAGADMLAVAFVDEGIALRKKGMRSPILVLGASRPEDVQISIDYDLTLTAVSLDWVMQAEKYAADGELAFHIKLDTGMGRLGITKREELEAVIEFACTSAHLKLGGIFTHFATADELDSDYAEYQFAAFEKLIDGIAYPEWMIHCANSAAGLRFPGRIFNTVRLGISMYGLAPSMELKENLPYPLEEALSLHTKLVHVKKIAKGEKVSYGAAYTAEEDEWIGTLPVGYADGWIRRLKDSEVLADGMRVPIVGRICMDQCMIRLPRKMPIGTQVTLIGRQSEEYIPIDEIAGRLETINYEVPCILSARVPRMFLRNKSIMEVRNPIIQS
- the ndoA gene encoding type II toxin-antitoxin system endoribonuclease NdoA — encoded protein: MIVKRGDVYFADLSPVVGSEQGGVRPVLIIQNDIGNRFSPTVIVAAITAQIQKAKLPTHVEIDAKRYGFERDSVILLEQIRTIDKQRLTDKITHLDDEMMDKVDEALQISLGLIDF
- a CDS encoding PP2C family protein-serine/threonine phosphatase; protein product: MEFKEVVETKYRELLHNYISELTETALYQGQKFSRQTLQQQIPPEEIVSIHRKVLQELYPDIQEDVLNSLDFLLEVMMGYGLAYQEHQILRDKQLEIKSEIEIAANVQQTLLETKIPNCKELDIGAVSIPSKQMNGDYHHFVQDENHISIALADVIGKGIPAALCMSMIKYTMDSLPESRKDPGFVLENLNRVVEQNVDPSMFITMFYGMYDLHSHLFSFASAGHEPGFYYSKREDVFHDLDARGLVLGVDQNVKYKQYDKKVECGDIIVLLSDGVSESRSEDGFVERCEISNLIRKYEHLPAQKIADTIYQEFLSMQDFQLRDDFTFIIIRRNV
- a CDS encoding STAS domain-containing protein: MNQEYNPILAFLRENQTEIAESWFAALKELDDRKYSELMSDSAYMNTAQDFINVLLQHMEGTAENHDQLVTNFSSRLVQAGWSLTFITKGVKQLGLIIFSKMTEDAAEEDKMKLVWEFDQNFSPLTEELLLEYAASWERTVSLQKIALQELSAPLIPVFEHITVMPLVGTIDTERAKRIMENLLDGVVKHRSQVVLIDITGVPVVDTMVAHHIIQASEAVRLVGAKCLLVGIRPEIAQTIVNLGINLNQITTKNSLQKGIEAALEMTNRNIVSTGELV
- a CDS encoding anti-sigma regulatory factor translates to MDNQSCVKIVTEWDIVAARQLGRNVAKELGFGTVDQARITTAISELARNIYLYAGQGQLCIEQIEEYGKRGLKIIAIDSGPGIPDIRKVMEDGFSTSGGLGAGLPGVKRLMDEFNIQSASGEGTDIRAVKWLR